The genomic segment GCAATCGCCTTGCGCGACGAAGACTTACGGGATGAATTGCCGCAGATTGACGTCGAGACGTTAATCATTCACGGCAAAAAAGATAAAGTCTGTCCGTTTGAATTTGCGGAAGAGATGCAAAAAGCAATCCCGAACTCACGGATTGAACCATTTGAAGAGAGTGGGCACGGGACGGTACTCGATGAACGCGAAAAATTCAACGACACCTTACTTGCGTTCTTAAAATAATCAATGACACAAAAACAGCCATCGCATACTTGCGATGGCTGTTTCAAACTGTAGACAACGTGCTATCGGGAAATCAAGCGTCTTTTTTCGTTGCTTTCCTCGGGCGAGGCGCAAGCCGTTGCTCCTTCGTCCTAACGGACAAGAAGCAGGGTCTTGCCTGCCTCTGACTGATATGCTCCCCAAAAAGTAGACAGTTGAAATAAGAAAAACTGTTTACTTTTGAAAGGAGCTTTTTTCTATGTCCAAATTCAAGCGTTCCGCTAGTGAAAAACTATATGCCATCCAAACTTATGAAGAAGGAGTGTCCACGTTGTGGGAAGTCGCAAGACTCTTCGGGGTCACACAATCGACCCTACTCAGATGGAGACAGATGTATCGTCAAGGCGGTATCTCAGCTTTGGAGAAACGGTCGGTATGCACGAAGTATTCCAATGAGTTTAAAGAGCGAGCCGTACGCGACGTGCTAGAAAAAGGTGAGCCCGTCATGGACGTCATCATAAAATTAAACATCTCCAGTGCAAGCGTACTCAGACGTTGGATTTCAAACTATAATGGTCGTAGTGAAGACACACTACTAAAGGAGCGATTCGCTATGACCAGAGGAAGAATCACGACATTCGAAGAACGCGTTAGTATAGTCAGCGACTGTCTTAAAAATGGAAAGAAGTATAAAGAAACTGCGAAGACCCACCGGGTCTCCTACCAACAAATCTACAAGTGGGTTCAAAAGTATGAAAAGAATGGGATTGACGGACTGATGGATAGCCGTGGACGTACGAAACCGTTTGAGGAACTGACGGACGTGGAACGCCTCTCCATCGAGATGAAAAAGATTGAGCAAGAGAACGAGCTTCTTCGAATGGAAAATGAGTTCTTAAAAAAGCTAGAGGAGTTCGAAAGGGGGAGAGGTTAGACCAAGTCCGAAATTTGGATAAGTACAAGGCTATACAATCGTTGGCGGACCAGTT from the Exiguobacterium oxidotolerans JCM 12280 genome contains:
- a CDS encoding helix-turn-helix domain-containing protein, with translation MSKFKRSASEKLYAIQTYEEGVSTLWEVARLFGVTQSTLLRWRQMYRQGGISALEKRSVCTKYSNEFKERAVRDVLEKGEPVMDVIIKLNISSASVLRRWISNYNGRSEDTLLKERFAMTRGRITTFEERVSIVSDCLKNGKKYKETAKTHRVSYQQIYKWVQKYEKNGIDGLMDSRGRTKPFEELTDVERLSIEMKKIEQENELLRMENEFLKKLEEFERGRG